The Candidatus Mycolicibacterium alkanivorans genome contains a region encoding:
- a CDS encoding LLM class F420-dependent oxidoreductase translates to MTFPLRIGVQLQPQHSDDYAQIRGAVRRCEDIGIDVVFNWDHFFPLYGDPDGAHYECWTMLGAWAEQTSRVEIGALVTCNSYRNPELLADMARTVDHISGGRLILGIGSGWKQKDYDEYGYEFGTVGSRLADLAEALPRIKSRLAKLNPAPTRDIPILIGGQGERKTLRLVAEHAEMWHSFTNAETYPGKAEALAAHCEAVGRDPGSIERSSGVEGRDAESLVANAEALAGLGVTLMTVGCDGPDYNLGPAETLVRWRDSR, encoded by the coding sequence ATGACCTTTCCCCTCCGAATCGGTGTCCAGCTCCAGCCCCAGCACTCCGACGACTACGCCCAGATCCGCGGCGCCGTACGCCGATGCGAGGACATCGGCATCGACGTCGTCTTCAACTGGGACCACTTTTTTCCGCTCTACGGCGACCCCGACGGCGCCCACTACGAGTGCTGGACCATGCTGGGAGCCTGGGCTGAGCAGACCTCGCGCGTCGAGATCGGCGCACTGGTCACGTGCAACTCCTACCGCAACCCCGAACTGTTGGCCGACATGGCCCGCACCGTCGACCACATCTCCGGTGGACGGCTGATCCTCGGCATCGGTTCGGGATGGAAGCAGAAGGACTACGACGAGTACGGCTACGAATTCGGCACCGTCGGCAGCCGGCTGGCCGACCTCGCCGAAGCGCTGCCGCGAATCAAGTCCCGGCTGGCCAAGCTCAATCCCGCGCCCACGCGCGACATCCCGATCCTCATTGGCGGTCAAGGCGAACGCAAAACCCTGCGCCTGGTCGCCGAGCACGCCGAGATGTGGCACAGCTTCACCAACGCCGAGACCTATCCGGGTAAGGCCGAGGCGCTGGCCGCCCACTGCGAGGCGGTCGGCCGTGATCCGGGCAGCATCGAGCGCTCGTCAGGTGTCGAGGGCCGCGACGCCGAAAGCCTGGTCGCCAACGCCGAGGCGCTGGCCGGTCTGGGCGTCACACTGATGACCGTCGGATGCGACGGGCCCGACTACAACCTGGGCCCGGCCGAGACGCTGGTCCGCTGGCGCGACAGCCGCTGA
- a CDS encoding inositol-3-phosphate synthase yields the protein MTEHNAPGTSTDVRVAIVGVGNCASSLVQGVQYYKDADPNASVPGLMHVKLGRYHVRDVKFVAAFDVDAKKVGFDLSEAIFASENNTVKIADVPPTDVVVQRGPTLDGIGKYYADTIELSDDEPADVVKVLKDNKVDVLVSYLPVGSEQADKFYAQCAIDAGVAFVNALPVFIASDPVWAKKFADAGVPIVGDDIKSQVGATITHRVMAKLFEDRGVALDRTFQLNVGGNMDFKNMLERERLESKKVSKTQSVTSNLTGSLAGKIEDKNVHIGPSDHVAWLDDRKWAYVRLEGRAFGDVPLNLEYKLEVWDSPNSAGIIIDAVRAAKVAKDRGIGGPIIPASAYLMKSPPKQLADDVAREQLEAFIAGGQERSDAGINKG from the coding sequence ATGACTGAGCACAACGCGCCAGGAACGTCGACGGATGTGCGGGTCGCCATTGTCGGCGTCGGCAACTGCGCGTCGTCGCTCGTCCAGGGCGTCCAGTACTACAAGGATGCGGACCCGAACGCCTCGGTTCCCGGCCTGATGCACGTCAAGCTCGGGCGGTACCACGTGCGCGACGTGAAGTTCGTCGCCGCGTTCGACGTCGACGCCAAGAAAGTCGGGTTCGACCTGTCCGAGGCCATCTTCGCCTCGGAGAACAACACCGTCAAGATCGCTGACGTGCCGCCGACCGATGTCGTGGTGCAGCGTGGCCCGACCCTCGACGGCATCGGCAAGTACTACGCCGACACCATCGAGCTGTCCGATGACGAGCCGGCCGACGTGGTCAAGGTGCTCAAGGACAACAAGGTCGACGTGCTGGTGTCCTACCTGCCGGTGGGCTCGGAGCAGGCCGACAAGTTCTACGCGCAGTGCGCGATCGACGCCGGCGTGGCGTTCGTCAACGCGCTGCCGGTGTTCATCGCCTCCGACCCGGTGTGGGCCAAGAAGTTCGCGGACGCCGGTGTGCCGATCGTCGGCGACGACATCAAGAGCCAGGTCGGCGCCACCATCACCCACCGCGTCATGGCCAAGCTGTTCGAGGACCGCGGCGTCGCGCTGGACCGCACCTTCCAGCTGAACGTGGGCGGCAACATGGACTTCAAGAACATGCTCGAGCGCGAGCGCCTGGAGTCCAAAAAGGTCTCCAAGACCCAGTCCGTGACCTCCAACCTGACCGGCTCGCTGGCCGGCAAGATCGAGGACAAGAACGTCCACATCGGCCCGTCGGACCACGTCGCCTGGCTCGACGACCGCAAGTGGGCCTACGTCCGCCTGGAAGGCCGCGCCTTCGGCGACGTGCCACTGAACCTGGAGTACAAGCTCGAGGTGTGGGACTCGCCGAACTCGGCCGGCATCATCATCGACGCGGTGCGCGCGGCCAAGGTCGCCAAGGACCGCGGCATCGGCGGCCCGATCATCCCGGCCTCGGCCTACCTGATGAAGAGCCCGCCCAAGCAGCTCGCCGACGACGTGGCCCGCGAGCAGCTCGAAGCGTTCATCGCCGGCGGGCAGGAGCGCAGCGACGCGGGGATCAACAAGGGCTAG
- the rpsF gene encoding 30S ribosomal protein S6 codes for MRPYEVMVILDPTLDERTVAPSLETFLNVIRKDGGSVGKVDIWGRRRLAYEIAKHAEGIYAIVDVKAEPATVSELDRQLNLNESVLRTKVMRTDKH; via the coding sequence ATGCGTCCATACGAAGTCATGGTCATCCTTGACCCCACTCTTGACGAGCGCACCGTAGCTCCGTCGCTGGAGACGTTCCTGAACGTCATCCGCAAGGACGGCGGCAGTGTCGGCAAGGTCGACATCTGGGGCCGCCGCCGGCTGGCCTACGAGATCGCGAAGCATGCCGAGGGCATCTACGCCATCGTCGATGTGAAGGCCGAACCGGCCACCGTGTCCGAGCTCGACCGTCAGCTCAACCTGAACGAGTCGGTGCTGCGGACCAAGGTGATGCGGACCGACAAGCACTAG
- the rplI gene encoding 50S ribosomal protein L9 produces the protein MKLILTAEVDHLGVAGDTVEVKNGYGRNYLLPRGLAIVATRGAQRQADEIRRAQEVKTVRDREHADEIKAAIAGLGSITLPVKAAADSGKLFGSVTANDIVSAIKKAGGPSLDKRAVQLPKAHIRATGTHTVGVHLHPEVNVDVTLDVVAQS, from the coding sequence ATGAAGCTGATCCTGACTGCCGAGGTCGATCACCTCGGCGTGGCCGGCGACACCGTCGAGGTCAAGAACGGGTACGGCCGCAACTACCTGCTGCCGCGCGGCTTGGCGATCGTGGCAACCCGCGGCGCCCAGAGGCAGGCCGACGAAATCCGTCGCGCGCAGGAGGTCAAGACCGTCCGCGACCGTGAGCATGCCGACGAGATCAAGGCCGCTATTGCCGGTCTGGGCTCGATCACGCTGCCGGTGAAGGCTGCGGCGGACTCGGGCAAGCTGTTCGGTTCGGTGACCGCCAACGACATCGTCAGCGCGATCAAGAAGGCCGGCGGTCCCAGCCTGGACAAGCGCGCAGTGCAGTTGCCCAAGGCACACATCAGGGCGACTGGAACTCACACCGTCGGCGTGCACCTGCACCCCGAGGTCAACGTTGATGTCACGCTGGACGTCGTCGCCCAGAGTTAG
- a CDS encoding MarR family winged helix-turn-helix transcriptional regulator, whose translation MIEAEPQVTDLSGDLQRVLSKLFSVLRRGDPRTPTSGDLTLAQLSILLTLLDRGPMRMTELAARERVRTPTTTVAIRRLEKLGLVKRSRDPSDLRAVLVEVTPEGLVQHREALDHRRAYLASLLAKLSDEERETLAKALRPLERLADQSES comes from the coding sequence ATGATTGAGGCCGAGCCGCAGGTCACTGACCTGTCAGGGGACCTGCAGCGAGTCCTCTCGAAATTGTTCTCGGTCTTGCGCCGCGGCGACCCGCGCACTCCGACTAGCGGTGATCTGACGCTGGCCCAGTTGTCGATCCTGCTGACCCTGCTGGATCGGGGCCCGATGCGCATGACCGAGCTCGCTGCCCGCGAGCGGGTGCGCACACCCACCACGACGGTGGCCATCCGGCGCCTGGAGAAGCTGGGGCTGGTCAAGCGGTCCCGCGACCCCTCGGATCTGCGGGCCGTGCTGGTCGAGGTCACCCCGGAGGGACTGGTGCAGCACCGCGAGGCGCTCGATCACCGGCGCGCGTACCTGGCCTCGCTGCTGGCCAAACTCAGCGACGAGGAGCGCGAGACCCTGGCCAAGGCCCTGCGCCCGCTGGAGCGCCTGGCCGATCAATCCGAGAGCTAA
- a CDS encoding glycosyltransferase family 87 protein translates to MIDGGAGRATASPQPLAADLRSADDRDFPSRTDTLGSALSDVVGGPVGRHALIGRTRVLTPLRVMFLMALVVLALGWSTKAPCLQTVGTGPPDKLVANWQNQRAYYELCYSDTVPLYGAELLSQGRFPYKSSWIETDSTGRPQTRYDGKPAVRYMEYPVLTGVYQYVSMALAKTYTAVAKMLSLPVVAEVVMFFNFSAVGLALAWLATVWASSWLSGRRVWDAALVAASPVLVFQIFTNFDALATALAIGSLLVWARRRPVLAGILIGLGVSAKLYPALLLLPLVVLAIRTDRMADAARSVVSAVGAWFLVNLPVMLLYPRGWSEFFRLNSRRGDDMDSLYNVVRSFTGWDGFDPNLGFWEPPVVLNVVAAVLFLLCCAAIAYIALTAPQRPRVAQLVFLTVAAFLLVNKVWSPQFSLWLVPLAVLALPHRRILLVWMTIDMLVWVPRMYYLYGEGNKGLPEQWFTGTVLLRDIAVVGLMVLVVRQIYRPKLDLVRWNGLIDDPAGGVFDGAPDAFPARLPQWLRPRGARAHLPEPGGTPDARRDSVVSA, encoded by the coding sequence GTGATCGACGGCGGTGCCGGCCGGGCCACGGCCTCTCCACAGCCGTTGGCCGCCGATCTGCGCAGCGCGGACGACCGCGATTTCCCCAGTCGCACTGACACTCTCGGCTCCGCGCTGTCCGATGTTGTCGGCGGCCCCGTCGGCCGCCATGCCCTGATCGGCCGCACCAGGGTGCTCACTCCACTGCGGGTCATGTTCTTGATGGCGCTGGTGGTTCTGGCGCTGGGCTGGTCGACGAAGGCGCCCTGCCTGCAAACCGTCGGCACCGGTCCACCCGACAAGTTGGTGGCCAACTGGCAGAACCAGCGGGCGTACTACGAACTGTGCTACTCCGACACCGTGCCGCTGTACGGCGCAGAGTTGTTGAGCCAGGGCAGGTTCCCCTACAAGTCCAGCTGGATCGAGACGGACTCCACAGGCCGGCCGCAGACCCGCTACGACGGCAAGCCAGCGGTGCGCTACATGGAGTATCCGGTCCTGACCGGGGTGTACCAATACGTTTCGATGGCGTTGGCCAAGACCTACACCGCCGTCGCAAAGATGTTGTCGCTGCCGGTCGTAGCCGAGGTGGTGATGTTCTTCAACTTCTCGGCGGTCGGTTTGGCGCTGGCCTGGCTGGCGACGGTGTGGGCGTCGTCGTGGCTGTCGGGCCGACGGGTGTGGGACGCGGCCCTGGTGGCGGCCTCCCCGGTGCTGGTCTTCCAGATCTTCACGAATTTCGATGCGCTGGCAACGGCTTTGGCGATCGGCAGTCTACTCGTCTGGGCCCGGCGAAGACCGGTGCTGGCCGGCATCCTGATCGGCCTGGGGGTATCCGCCAAGCTCTATCCGGCCCTGCTGTTGCTGCCGCTGGTGGTGCTGGCGATCCGTACGGACCGGATGGCCGACGCGGCGCGGTCGGTGGTGTCCGCGGTGGGCGCCTGGTTCCTGGTGAACCTGCCGGTGATGCTGCTCTATCCGCGTGGCTGGTCGGAGTTCTTCCGGCTGAACTCCCGTCGCGGCGACGACATGGACTCGCTCTACAACGTGGTGAGGTCATTCACCGGATGGGACGGCTTCGACCCGAACCTGGGGTTCTGGGAACCGCCGGTGGTCCTCAACGTCGTGGCGGCCGTGCTGTTCCTGTTGTGTTGTGCGGCAATCGCCTACATCGCGCTGACCGCTCCGCAGCGCCCGCGGGTGGCGCAACTGGTGTTCCTGACGGTGGCCGCGTTCCTGCTGGTGAACAAGGTCTGGAGCCCGCAGTTCTCGCTGTGGCTGGTCCCGCTGGCGGTTCTGGCGTTGCCACATCGCCGAATCCTGTTGGTGTGGATGACAATCGACATGCTGGTGTGGGTACCTCGGATGTACTACCTGTACGGCGAGGGCAACAAGGGGCTTCCCGAGCAGTGGTTCACCGGCACCGTGCTGTTGCGCGATATCGCCGTGGTCGGGCTGATGGTCCTTGTCGTTCGCCAGATCTACCGGCCCAAACTGGATCTCGTACGCTGGAACGGCCTGATCGACGACCCGGCGGGCGGGGTGTTCGACGGTGCGCCCGACGCGTTCCCCGCCCGGCTCCCGCAATGGCTGCGCCCCCGTGGAGCGCGCGCCCACCTTCCCGAGCCGGGAGGGACACCGGATGCACGTCGCGATAGCGTTGTTTCCGCGTAA
- a CDS encoding transglycosylase domain-containing protein, with translation MPAADESGTRVRQVPPDDRLTTLIEALPRDPIDLVKAALDGTPPPKLPPPPPPPPTRGGPGGPPPKPPKLSQQISWKWVWRSIYLAAVVLIVLPMLTFGMAYLIVDVPQPGDIRTNQVSTILASDGSELAKIVPPEGNRVDVNIDQVPVHVRNAVMAAEDRDFYSNPGFSLSGFARAIKNNLFGGDLQGGSTITQQYVKNALVGDARSGLGGLIRKAKELVISTKMSREWSKDEVLQAYLNIIYFGRGAYGISAASKAYFNKPVDQLTVAEGALLAALVQRPSTLDPAVDPGGAAARWNWVLDGMVSMGALSKDERSQQVFPATVPPDQARSENVTTGPNGLIERQVTKELLDLFNIDEQTLNTQGLQITTTIDPQAQKTAEDAVSKYLDGQMPDMRAAVVSIDPRTGRVRAYYGGSDAQGYDFAQAGLPTGSSFKVFALVAALEQGMGLGYQIDSSPVDVNGIKITNVEGGGCGVCNIAEALKRSLNTSYYRLMLKLKNGPADVADAAHRAGVATSFPGVEHTLSEDGLGGPPNNGVVLGQYQTRVLDMASAYATLAASGMYHKPHFVQKVVNARGEVLFDASQQDNTGERRIEKAVADNVTAAMQPIAGWSNGHNLANGRPSAAKTGTNQLGDTGANRDAWMVGFTPSLSTAVWVGTVDGTQPLVNQWGGPVYGSGIPSDIWKATMDGALKGTDIESFPKPAEVGGYAGVPAPPPPPPPPTAAPPSETVIQPSIELAPGITIPLGPPTTITNLPPGPPPPGGEPPVIPPPGGDPNAAVPPPPP, from the coding sequence ATTCCGGCCGCCGACGAGTCGGGCACACGCGTCCGGCAAGTTCCCCCGGACGACCGGCTGACAACGCTCATCGAGGCGCTGCCGCGCGACCCGATCGACCTCGTCAAGGCGGCGCTGGACGGCACACCGCCGCCGAAGCTCCCGCCGCCGCCACCACCTCCACCGACGCGCGGGGGCCCCGGCGGCCCACCGCCCAAGCCGCCGAAACTCTCCCAGCAGATCTCCTGGAAGTGGGTGTGGCGCTCGATCTACCTGGCAGCGGTCGTCCTGATCGTGCTGCCGATGCTCACTTTCGGCATGGCCTACCTGATCGTCGACGTGCCGCAGCCTGGTGACATCCGCACCAACCAGGTGTCGACGATCCTGGCCAGCGACGGTTCGGAGCTGGCGAAAATCGTTCCCCCCGAAGGGAACCGGGTGGACGTCAACATCGACCAGGTGCCGGTGCACGTCCGCAACGCCGTGATGGCGGCTGAGGACCGGGACTTCTACAGCAACCCGGGATTCTCGCTGTCCGGGTTCGCCCGCGCCATCAAGAACAACCTGTTCGGCGGCGACCTGCAGGGCGGCTCGACGATCACTCAGCAGTACGTCAAGAACGCACTTGTCGGTGATGCGCGGTCGGGCCTAGGCGGTCTTATCCGTAAGGCCAAGGAGCTCGTCATCTCGACGAAGATGTCGCGCGAATGGTCCAAGGACGAAGTGCTGCAGGCCTATCTGAACATCATCTACTTTGGGCGCGGCGCCTACGGCATCTCGGCTGCGTCGAAAGCCTACTTCAACAAGCCGGTCGACCAGCTGACCGTCGCCGAGGGCGCGCTGCTCGCGGCGCTGGTCCAGCGGCCCTCGACGTTGGACCCCGCCGTCGACCCCGGCGGCGCGGCGGCCCGCTGGAACTGGGTGCTCGACGGCATGGTGTCGATGGGTGCGCTGTCGAAAGACGAACGCAGTCAGCAGGTCTTCCCTGCGACGGTGCCGCCGGACCAGGCCCGCTCGGAGAACGTGACCACCGGCCCAAACGGGCTGATCGAGCGCCAGGTCACCAAGGAACTTCTCGACCTGTTCAACATCGACGAGCAGACGCTGAACACCCAGGGCCTGCAGATCACCACGACCATCGACCCGCAGGCGCAGAAGACCGCCGAGGACGCGGTGTCGAAATACCTCGACGGTCAGATGCCCGACATGCGCGCGGCGGTGGTGTCCATCGACCCGCGCACCGGTCGGGTGAGGGCCTACTACGGCGGTTCGGATGCGCAGGGCTACGACTTCGCCCAGGCCGGCCTGCCGACGGGATCGTCGTTCAAGGTGTTCGCTCTGGTCGCCGCGCTCGAGCAGGGGATGGGTCTGGGTTATCAGATCGACAGCTCGCCCGTGGACGTCAACGGCATCAAGATCACCAACGTCGAGGGTGGGGGTTGCGGCGTCTGCAACATCGCCGAGGCGCTCAAGCGGTCGCTGAACACCAGCTACTACCGGTTGATGCTCAAGCTCAAGAACGGTCCGGCCGACGTCGCCGATGCCGCGCACCGCGCCGGTGTCGCGACCAGCTTCCCCGGGGTGGAACACACGCTGTCCGAGGACGGCCTGGGCGGCCCGCCGAACAACGGTGTGGTGCTGGGCCAGTACCAGACCCGGGTGCTCGACATGGCGTCGGCCTACGCGACGTTGGCCGCCTCCGGGATGTACCACAAGCCGCACTTCGTGCAGAAGGTAGTCAACGCCCGCGGCGAGGTGCTTTTCGACGCCTCCCAGCAGGACAACACCGGCGAGCGCCGCATAGAGAAAGCCGTCGCCGACAACGTGACAGCGGCCATGCAGCCCATCGCCGGGTGGTCCAACGGCCACAACCTGGCCAACGGCCGGCCGTCGGCCGCCAAGACTGGCACCAACCAGCTCGGTGACACCGGCGCCAACCGCGACGCCTGGATGGTCGGTTTCACCCCGTCGCTGTCGACGGCGGTCTGGGTCGGAACCGTGGACGGCACACAGCCTTTGGTGAACCAGTGGGGCGGCCCGGTCTACGGCTCGGGCATCCCGTCGGACATCTGGAAGGCCACCATGGACGGTGCGCTCAAGGGCACCGACATCGAGTCGTTCCCCAAGCCCGCCGAGGTAGGCGGCTACGCGGGTGTTCCGGCACCACCACCACCACCGCCGCCGCCGACCGCCGCACCGCCGAGCGAGACGGTGATCCAGCCCAGTATCGAATTGGCACCGGGCATCACGATTCCGCTCGGCCCGCCGACGACCATCACCAACCTGCCGCCCGGGCCGCCGCCGCCGGGAGGTGAGCCGCCGGTGATCCCACCGCCGGGTGGCGACCCCAACGCAGCCGTTCCGCCTCCGCCGCCGTGA
- a CDS encoding PadR family transcriptional regulator, with amino-acid sequence MLELAILGLLLESPMHGYELRKRLTGLLGAFRAFSYGSLYPALRRMQADGLIAEDAAPAGTPVLRRGRRVYQLTDAGRQRFSELVADTGPQNYTDDGFGVHLAFFNRTPAEARMRILEGRRRQVEERREGLREAVARASNSLDRYTRQLHQLGLESSEREVKWLNELITAERVAQTHPDQA; translated from the coding sequence ATGCTGGAGCTTGCCATCCTGGGTCTTCTCCTCGAGTCCCCGATGCACGGCTACGAGCTGCGCAAACGACTGACGGGCTTGCTGGGGGCGTTCCGTGCCTTCTCCTACGGCTCGCTGTACCCGGCGCTGCGCCGGATGCAGGCCGACGGGCTGATCGCCGAGGACGCCGCCCCCGCAGGAACCCCGGTATTGCGCCGTGGCCGGCGGGTCTACCAGCTGACTGACGCCGGCCGACAGCGGTTCTCCGAACTCGTCGCCGACACCGGTCCGCAGAACTACACCGACGACGGCTTCGGTGTTCACCTGGCCTTCTTCAACCGCACACCCGCCGAAGCGCGGATGCGTATCCTGGAAGGCCGCCGTCGGCAGGTGGAGGAACGCCGCGAAGGCCTGCGTGAGGCAGTCGCGCGGGCCAGCAACTCGCTCGACCGCTACACCCGACAACTGCATCAGCTGGGTTTGGAGTCCAGCGAGCGGGAAGTCAAATGGCTCAACGAGCTGATCACCGCCGAGCGGGTCGCACAGACGCACCCGGACCAGGCTTGA
- a CDS encoding DUF5318 domain-containing protein → MRLQRQVVDYALRRRSLLAEVYSGRTGVTEVCDANPYLLRAAKFHGKTSSVPCPICRKEPLTLVSWVFGDHLGAVSGSARTAEELVLLATKFDEFSVHVVEVCRTCEWNHLVKSYVLGAPKPTNGRGRRGTQTARSGARTASE, encoded by the coding sequence GTGCGACTGCAGCGACAGGTGGTGGACTACGCCCTACGGCGGCGCTCCCTGCTGGCCGAGGTCTACTCCGGCCGCACAGGGGTCACCGAGGTGTGCGACGCCAATCCCTATCTGCTGCGCGCCGCGAAGTTTCACGGCAAGACCAGTTCGGTGCCGTGCCCGATCTGCCGCAAGGAACCGCTGACCCTGGTGTCGTGGGTTTTCGGCGATCACCTTGGTGCCGTGTCGGGGTCGGCCCGCACCGCCGAGGAACTGGTCCTGCTGGCAACCAAGTTCGATGAGTTCTCGGTGCACGTGGTGGAGGTATGCCGGACCTGCGAATGGAATCACTTGGTCAAGTCGTACGTGCTCGGAGCGCCGAAGCCCACCAATGGACGCGGCAGGCGCGGCACCCAGACGGCGCGCTCCGGCGCGCGTACGGCCAGTGAATAG
- the rpsR gene encoding 30S ribosomal protein S18, producing the protein MAKSTKRRPAPEKPVKTRKCVFCSKKGKGQSIDYKDTALLRTYISERGKIRARRVTGNCVQHQRDIAIAVKNAREVALLPFTSSAR; encoded by the coding sequence ATGGCCAAGTCCACGAAACGGCGTCCTGCTCCGGAAAAGCCGGTCAAGACCCGCAAGTGCGTGTTCTGCTCCAAGAAGGGGAAGGGGCAGAGCATCGACTACAAGGACACCGCGTTGCTGCGCACCTACATCAGCGAGCGCGGCAAGATCCGCGCCCGTCGGGTGACCGGTAACTGCGTGCAGCATCAGCGCGACATTGCGATCGCCGTCAAGAACGCGCGCGAGGTTGCTCTGCTGCCGTTCACCTCGTCGGCCCGATAG
- a CDS encoding DUF1707 SHOCT-like domain-containing protein: MATSQTAGTRAKDSDRNDICQILDTALSEGQLSMTEHEQRVNAATTATTLGDLRALVSDLQTANAPVQLASLKKPGRIVPSSRGGWGLRAAVAGVLVLLGIGIGWGLYGNTPSPLNFTSDPGAKSDRVAPVVLTPPRQLQSLGGLHGLFEQTRKKFGDTIGYRLVIYPDYASLDRPDPNDDRRSFSYTYRGGWGDPSTSSKSSDATVVDLAEFDAKAVVGVLRGAPETLNIKPSDVKSTYLIVEPSRDQTVPGTLSIDIDVSSDFGSGYIELAPDGTVKQINYP; encoded by the coding sequence GTGGCGACCTCCCAGACAGCTGGTACGCGGGCCAAGGACAGTGACCGCAACGACATCTGTCAGATCCTGGACACCGCACTGTCCGAGGGACAGCTGTCGATGACCGAACACGAGCAGCGGGTCAACGCCGCCACCACCGCCACGACGCTGGGTGACCTGCGGGCCCTGGTGTCCGACCTGCAGACCGCCAACGCCCCAGTCCAACTGGCGAGTTTGAAGAAGCCGGGGCGGATCGTCCCGTCGTCCCGCGGCGGGTGGGGTCTCCGGGCCGCCGTGGCCGGGGTGCTGGTGCTGCTGGGCATCGGGATCGGCTGGGGTTTGTACGGCAACACCCCGTCGCCGCTGAACTTCACCTCCGACCCGGGCGCCAAGTCCGACAGGGTGGCGCCGGTGGTGCTGACCCCACCGCGACAGCTTCAGTCCTTGGGCGGGCTCCACGGCCTTTTCGAGCAGACGCGCAAGAAGTTCGGCGACACCATCGGCTACCGACTGGTGATCTATCCGGACTACGCCTCGCTGGACCGTCCCGACCCCAACGACGACCGACGCTCGTTCAGCTACACCTACCGCGGCGGGTGGGGAGACCCCAGCACCTCGTCGAAGAGCAGCGACGCCACCGTGGTGGATCTGGCCGAATTCGATGCCAAGGCGGTGGTCGGCGTGCTGCGGGGAGCGCCCGAGACGCTGAACATCAAGCCCTCCGACGTCAAGAGCACCTACCTGATCGTCGAGCCGAGCCGGGACCAGACCGTGCCGGGAACCTTGTCGATCGACATCGACGTCTCCAGCGACTTCGGCAGCGGCTACATCGAATTGGCCCCGGACGGCACCGTCAAGCAGATCAACTACCCGTAG
- a CDS encoding single-stranded DNA-binding protein — MAGDTTITVVGNLTADPELRFTPSGAAVANFTVASTPRIYDRQSGEWKDGEALFLRCNIWREAAENVAESLTRGSRVVVTGRLKQRSFETREGEKRTVFEVEVDEIGPSLRYATAKVNKASRGGGGGGFGGGGGGGTSRPAATESNDDPWGSAPASGSFAGSDDEPPF, encoded by the coding sequence GTGGCCGGTGACACGACCATCACCGTCGTCGGAAATCTGACCGCCGACCCCGAACTGCGATTCACCCCGTCCGGTGCAGCAGTCGCCAATTTCACGGTGGCGTCCACACCACGGATCTATGACCGCCAGAGCGGGGAGTGGAAAGACGGCGAAGCGCTGTTCCTGCGCTGCAACATCTGGCGTGAGGCGGCTGAGAACGTCGCCGAAAGCCTCACCCGGGGCTCCCGCGTCGTCGTGACCGGCCGGCTCAAGCAGCGCTCCTTCGAAACCCGTGAGGGTGAGAAGCGCACCGTGTTCGAGGTCGAGGTTGACGAGATCGGCCCCTCCCTGCGGTATGCCACCGCCAAGGTCAACAAGGCCTCCCGCGGCGGTGGTGGCGGCGGCTTCGGTGGTGGTGGCGGCGGCGGGACGTCCCGTCCGGCGGCCACCGAGTCCAACGACGATCCGTGGGGCAGCGCCCCGGCATCGGGATCGTTCGCCGGCAGCGACGACGAACCGCCTTTCTAA